A single window of Mycolicibacterium aurum DNA harbors:
- a CDS encoding glycerol-3-phosphate 1-O-acyltransferase, giving the protein MKIRADDIAAYTAVDDALVLAAVSSPAEQALLNDWLHSQRRAHPDSKIEVLKLPADDNPAPAALAQLVELLEADEDRSVVPVRVFWVPGGLPTRSKVVSLLSGRDTYCPPKALQHRILKRDPSRARVVAGEPAKVSELRQRWSETTVAENPREFARFVIRRAILAIERVELRLLGPEYKSPQLIKPEVLASARFREGLDKIPGATIEQAGEMLDELGTGWSRFSVDLIPSLGRAIFSRGFDPNIDYDRAEVERMRQSLESHPAVLLFSHRSYLDGAIVPVAMQENRLPPVHTFAGINLSFGFMGPLMRRSGVIFLRRKLDDPLYKYVLRQFVGYIVEKRFNLSWAIEGTRSRTGKMLPPKLGLLAYVADAYLDGRSDDILLQPVSISFDQLHETAEYAAYARGGEKTPEGVSWLYNFIKAQGERNYGKIYVRFPDAVSMREYLGEPHGPMTTDEAAKRLAMQKMAFEVAWRILQVTPVNATALVSALLLSTRGVALTLDQLHHTLQDSLDYLERKQTPMTNSALRLRTPEGVRVAVEALSNGHPVTRVDGGREPVWSIEPKDELEASFYRNSLIDAFLETSLVELALAHAARTESDRLQAFWTQVMRLRDLLKFEFYFADSAAFRDHVAEEMSWHADWENDVEAGGEQIDALLRAKRPAIAGPLLRPFFEAYQIVADVLIDAPAEIAEKDLTTKALGLGRQYVAQGRVQSNESVSALLFATARQVAADQHLLEPAADLADRRRAFRHELRGILTDMDAVDAYSREQFFARERNRRELRNDPVS; this is encoded by the coding sequence ATGAAAATCCGCGCCGACGACATCGCGGCCTACACCGCCGTCGATGATGCCCTCGTCCTGGCCGCGGTCTCCTCGCCCGCCGAGCAGGCGCTCCTCAACGACTGGCTGCACAGTCAGCGCAGGGCGCATCCCGACTCGAAGATCGAAGTGCTCAAGCTGCCCGCCGACGACAACCCGGCGCCCGCGGCGCTCGCGCAGCTGGTCGAGTTGCTGGAGGCCGACGAGGACCGCTCTGTGGTACCGGTGCGGGTGTTCTGGGTCCCTGGCGGTCTTCCGACCCGGTCCAAAGTGGTGTCTCTGCTGTCGGGGCGCGATACCTACTGCCCGCCAAAAGCGTTGCAGCATCGCATCTTGAAGCGCGATCCGTCTCGTGCCAGGGTCGTCGCGGGCGAACCGGCCAAGGTGTCCGAGCTGCGCCAACGCTGGAGTGAGACCACCGTTGCCGAAAATCCCAGGGAATTCGCCCGGTTCGTGATCCGGCGGGCGATCCTGGCCATCGAGCGGGTGGAATTGCGGCTGCTGGGACCGGAATACAAGTCGCCACAGTTGATCAAGCCGGAGGTGCTGGCGTCGGCGCGCTTCCGGGAGGGGCTGGACAAGATACCCGGCGCCACCATCGAGCAGGCCGGGGAGATGCTCGACGAACTCGGTACCGGGTGGAGTCGCTTCTCGGTCGACCTGATCCCGTCGCTGGGGCGCGCGATCTTCAGCCGCGGGTTCGACCCCAACATCGACTACGACCGGGCCGAAGTCGAACGGATGCGCCAGTCTCTGGAGTCGCATCCGGCCGTGCTGCTGTTCTCCCACCGCTCCTACCTCGACGGCGCGATCGTGCCTGTTGCGATGCAGGAGAACCGGCTGCCGCCGGTGCACACGTTCGCCGGGATCAACCTGTCGTTCGGCTTCATGGGTCCGCTGATGCGCCGCTCCGGCGTCATCTTCCTGCGGCGCAAGCTCGACGATCCGCTGTACAAGTACGTGTTGCGCCAGTTCGTCGGCTATATCGTCGAGAAGCGGTTCAATCTGTCCTGGGCGATCGAGGGAACCCGGTCCCGCACCGGAAAGATGTTGCCGCCCAAACTCGGTCTGTTGGCCTACGTCGCCGACGCCTACCTGGACGGCCGCAGCGACGACATCCTGCTGCAGCCGGTGTCGATCAGCTTCGACCAGTTGCATGAAACCGCCGAGTACGCCGCCTACGCCCGGGGCGGGGAGAAGACGCCCGAAGGCGTGAGCTGGCTGTACAATTTCATCAAAGCGCAGGGCGAGCGCAACTACGGGAAGATCTACGTCCGCTTCCCCGACGCGGTGTCGATGCGCGAGTACCTCGGCGAACCGCACGGGCCGATGACCACCGACGAGGCCGCCAAGCGCCTGGCGATGCAGAAGATGGCCTTCGAGGTGGCCTGGCGGATTCTGCAGGTGACCCCGGTCAACGCCACCGCGCTGGTGTCGGCACTGTTGCTGAGCACCCGTGGCGTCGCGCTGACCCTGGATCAGCTACATCACACGCTGCAGGATTCGCTGGACTACCTGGAGCGTAAGCAGACACCGATGACCAACAGCGCGTTGCGGTTACGCACGCCCGAAGGTGTCCGGGTGGCAGTCGAGGCGCTGTCCAACGGCCATCCGGTGACCCGGGTGGACGGCGGCCGAGAGCCTGTCTGGTCGATCGAACCCAAGGACGAACTCGAGGCGTCGTTCTACCGGAACTCCCTCATCGACGCATTCCTAGAGACGTCGCTGGTCGAGCTTGCGCTTGCGCATGCGGCGCGTACGGAATCCGATCGCCTGCAAGCGTTTTGGACTCAGGTGATGCGTCTGCGCGACCTGTTGAAGTTCGAGTTCTATTTCGCCGACTCCGCCGCCTTCCGCGACCACGTCGCCGAAGAGATGTCCTGGCATGCCGATTGGGAGAACGACGTCGAGGCCGGCGGCGAGCAGATCGATGCTCTGCTGCGGGCGAAGCGGCCCGCGATCGCCGGGCCGCTGCTGCGCCCGTTCTTCGAGGCGTACCAAATCGTGGCCGACGTGCTGATCGACGCGCCGGCCGAGATCGCCGAGAAGGACCTGACGACCAAAGCGCTCGGGCTCGGTCGGCAGTACGTCGCCCAGGGCAGGGTGCAGAGCAACGAGTCGGTGTCGGCGCTGCTGTTCGCGACCGCGCGGCAGGTGGCCGCGGATCAGCATCTGCTCGAGCCTGCTGCCGACCTGGCCGACCGGCGCCGGGCGTTCCGCCACGAGCTGCGCGGAATCCTCACCGATATGGATGCCGTCGACGCGTACTCGCGCGAACAGTTCTTCGCCCGGGAACGCAACCGCAGGGAGCTGCGCAACGACCCTGTGTCGTAG
- a CDS encoding HAD-IB family hydrolase/lysophospholipid acyltransferase family protein, which yields MTSETSARQLRLPGSVAEIAASPTGPGVGAFFDLDGTLVAGFTGVVMTQDRLRRRQMSVGEFIGMVQAGLNHQLGRSEFEDLIGKGARMLRGNSVDDIDELAERLFVQKIVSRIYPEMREIVRAHMARGHTVVLSSSALTVQVEPVARFLGINNVLSNKFETDDDGLITGEVQRPIIWGPGKARAVQEFAAANDVDLSQSYFYADGDEDVALMYLVGNPRPTNPAGKMAAVAAKRGWPILRFSSRSGSSPTSQLRTVAGIASMVPIAAGALGVGILTRNRRTGVNFFTSMFGRTLLNTIGINLQVLGKENLTAQRPAVFIFNHRNQADPLIAGRLVNDNFTSVGKKELENDPIVGTMGKIMDAAFIDRDDPQKAIEGLRKVEDLARKGLSILIAPEGTRLDTTEVGEFKKGPFRIAMSAGIPIVPIVIRNAEVIAARDASTFNPGTVDVVVYPPIPVDDWTHDNLPERIEEIRRLYLDTLTDWPHDDLTLPELYTRARPAKKAAAKKAAVKKAPAKTAAKKAPVKKAAAKKTPARKKPAKAVQTKASSEVPDKRPDESEGPR from the coding sequence ATGACATCCGAGACATCGGCCCGCCAGCTCCGGCTCCCGGGTTCGGTCGCCGAGATCGCAGCAAGTCCCACCGGGCCCGGGGTGGGCGCGTTCTTCGACCTGGACGGGACGCTCGTCGCCGGGTTCACCGGCGTCGTCATGACGCAGGATCGGCTGCGCCGCAGGCAGATGTCGGTCGGCGAGTTCATCGGCATGGTCCAGGCGGGTCTCAACCATCAACTCGGTCGTTCCGAATTCGAGGACCTCATCGGCAAGGGCGCGCGCATGCTGCGCGGCAACTCGGTGGACGACATCGACGAGCTCGCCGAACGTCTTTTCGTCCAGAAGATCGTCAGCCGTATCTATCCCGAGATGCGCGAGATCGTGCGGGCGCACATGGCGCGCGGCCACACCGTCGTGCTCAGCTCCTCGGCACTGACCGTGCAGGTCGAGCCGGTCGCGCGGTTCCTCGGCATCAACAACGTGCTGAGCAACAAGTTCGAGACCGACGACGACGGGTTGATCACCGGCGAGGTGCAGCGGCCCATCATCTGGGGTCCGGGTAAGGCCAGGGCGGTGCAGGAGTTCGCGGCTGCCAACGACGTCGACCTGTCCCAGAGCTATTTTTACGCCGACGGTGACGAGGACGTCGCGCTGATGTACCTGGTCGGCAATCCTCGTCCCACCAACCCGGCAGGAAAGATGGCGGCCGTCGCTGCCAAACGGGGATGGCCGATCCTTCGCTTCAGCAGCCGCAGCGGTTCCAGTCCCACGTCGCAGCTGCGCACCGTCGCAGGTATCGCGTCCATGGTGCCCATCGCGGCCGGGGCGTTGGGCGTCGGCATCCTGACCCGCAACCGGCGTACCGGTGTCAACTTCTTCACGTCGATGTTCGGCCGCACGCTGCTCAACACCATCGGCATCAACCTGCAGGTGCTCGGCAAGGAGAACCTGACCGCGCAGCGCCCCGCGGTGTTCATCTTCAATCACCGCAATCAGGCCGACCCCTTGATCGCCGGCCGGCTGGTCAACGACAACTTCACCTCGGTGGGCAAGAAAGAGCTGGAGAACGACCCGATCGTCGGCACCATGGGCAAGATCATGGACGCCGCGTTCATCGACCGTGACGATCCACAGAAGGCCATCGAGGGTCTGCGGAAAGTGGAAGATCTTGCGCGCAAGGGGCTCTCGATCCTCATCGCCCCTGAGGGCACGCGCCTGGACACCACCGAGGTGGGAGAGTTCAAGAAGGGGCCGTTCCGCATCGCGATGTCGGCGGGTATCCCGATCGTGCCGATCGTCATTCGCAACGCGGAGGTGATCGCTGCACGCGACGCGAGCACGTTCAACCCCGGTACCGTCGATGTCGTTGTCTACCCGCCGATCCCGGTCGACGACTGGACGCACGACAACCTGCCGGAGCGCATCGAGGAGATCCGCCGGCTGTACCTGGACACCCTCACCGACTGGCCGCACGACGACCTCACGCTTCCCGAGCTGTACACGCGGGCGAGGCCCGCGAAGAAGGCGGCAGCCAAGAAAGCGGCCGTGAAGAAGGCGCCCGCGAAGACGGCGGCGAAGAAGGCGCCTGTGAAGAAAGCGGCGGCGAAGAAAACGCCGGCCCGCAAGAAGCCCGCCAAGGCCGTCCAGACGAAAGCGTCCAGCGAGGTGCCCGACAAGCGTCCCGACGAATCCGAGGGCCCCCGATGA